The Longimicrobium sp. genomic interval CGTGCGCCCCGCCCTGCCGCAGCGCGTCCACACGCAGAGCGAGCTCCGCCACCGTGGGCCCCTCGAACACCGTGCGGAGCGGAACGACCACGCCGAGCGAGTTCTGCACGCGCGACAGCAGCCGCGTCGCCAGCAGTGAGTGCCCGCCGAGCGCGAAGAAGTCGTCGTCGACGCCCACGGATTCCAGGCGCAGGACCTCGGCCCAGAGCTGCGCCAGGATCTCCTCGGTCGGCGTGCGCGGCGCGACCGGATGGGACTCGCCCGCCGCCACCTCCGGCTCGGGCAGGGCGCGGCGGTCCAGCTTGGCGTTCGCCGTCAGCGGAAGCCGGTCCAGCCGCACGTAGGCCGACGGGACCATGTACTCCGGCAGCAGCGCCTTCAGGTGCGCCCGGAGCGCGGCGGCGTCGGGCTCGGCCGATCCCTCGGCAGGCACCCAGTACGCGACCAGCCGGCGGTCGCCCGTACCCGCCTCGCGCGTGATCACGGCGGCTTCCTTGACCGCGCCGTGCGATGCGAGGGCGCTTTCCACCTCGCCCAGCTCCACGCGGAAGCCGCGCACCTGCACCTGCTGGTCGGCGCGGCCCATCGGCTCCACCTCGCCGTCAGGGCGGTAGCGGCCCAGGTCGCCGGTACGGTACAGCCGGTCGCGCGGATCACCGGTCCACGGGTTGGCCACGAAGCGGGACGCAGAGAGCGATTCGTCGCCCAGGTAGCCGGCGGCCAAGTGCGGCGAGCGCATCCAGATCTCGCCCACCTCGCCGATTCCCGCGATCTCCCCCGCCGCGTTGCGGACCAGCAGCTGCACCCCCGGGATTCCGCGCCCGAGCGGGATGATCTCCTTCTGCTCGGCTGCGGGATCGACCACGTGATACGAGACGGCGCGCTGCGTCTCGGTAGAACCGTAGTAATTGATGACGCGCAGGTTGGGCGCGAGCGCCGCCAGCCGCTGCACGTCGGCGCGGCGGAGGACGTCGCCCACGAAGAAGGCGCGGTGGAGCGACTCGATCCGCTCCCCCTCGGAGGCGTCGGCCAGCAGCTGGCCCATGGCAGGCGTCAGGTGCGCGACGGTGACGCCTGCCTCGCGCATCCACCGCGCGAGGTAGCCGGGGGTGCCGGTCTCGTCCGGCTCCGGCGCGACCACAGCGGCGCCGAGCTGGAGCGGGGTGAAGACGTCGCGGTGCAGCGGGTCGTGCGCCAGGCCGCTCAGCAGACTGAAGCGGTCGGATGCGGAGAGACCGAACTCCGACGCCAGCCATGGCGTGAAGTGCGTAAGCGACGAGTGCCGCCCCATCACCGCCTTGGGCGTCCCGGTCGTCCCCGACGTGAAGGAGAGATACGCCAGCGTGTCGGGACCGACATCCACGTTCAGCGGATCGCCGGCAGACTCCATCGCATCCGCGGGCTCTTCGCTCCGCGGGTGGATGACCACGGTCGTGCGGATCGTCTCCCCCAGCGCGTCCAGCGCCTCTCGCGGCAGGTCGCCCGCGGCGGAGAGGTGGAGGTGCGCGGCGGGACGCGCGATGCGGACGTACTCCGCCAGGCGCGCCGCCGGGTAGGATGGATCGAGGACCAGGAAGGCCGCGCCGCTCTTCATCGTGCCCAGCAGCGCGCGCACCAAGGCGGCGCTACGGTGGCCGGTGATCGCGACCACGTCGTTCGGCCCTACGCCATGCGTGGCCAGCTTGCGCGCAATGGCGTTCGCGGCGGCGTCCAGCTCGACGTACGTCCACTGCTCGCGCGGGTCTTCCACGGCAAGCGCGTGCGGCGTCTCCAGCGCCCGCGCGGCGAACACCTCGTGCACGGCGCCGCGCCAGGCGTCGTCCAGCGGCTCGGCCGGATCGGGAAGGACGCCGTGCGCCGCCTCCGTCGCCAGCGACAGCGCCCCGACGCGGGTTTCGGGCGCGGCCGCTGCCTGGCGGAGCACGCCTTCGAGCTGCGCCAGGAGCTCACGCATCCTCAGCGCGTCGAACAGGTCGGCGGCGTACACCAGGG includes:
- a CDS encoding amino acid adenylation domain-containing protein; translated protein: GTRVISRVREVFGVELPLRAVFEQPVLSGLAAEIDRLRGTGAAAGSDAIVPAGRDGDLPVTFAQERLWFVDALDPGSPAYAIPFSYVITGRLDDDAMRRALAELVRRHEPLRTTLPAVDGVPVQRIAPPPAEFDLPVADLRHLPDGERRAEAGRLAAEASQHRFDLARGPLFRASLVRVADDEQLLLLNIHHAIGDGWSLGVLREELSALYGAFSRGEPSPLPEPPLQYADYAVWQRERLSGAALERQVEFWRQALEGAPALLELPSDRPRPPVESHRGAVERLVVAPELAAEVQALARREGATLFMVLLAALDVVLGRLAGQEDVVVGTPIAGRTRAETDRMVGLFLNSLALRTDLSGDPSFRELLARVRETTLGAYAHQDLPFERVLEEVRPERSLAHAPVFQVMLNLANFQEGAFRAEGLEVAGGGGGGEMASKFDLTVYVGEGDGRIFVTLVYAADLFDALRMRELLAQLEGVLRQAAAAPETRVGALSLATEAAHGVLPDPAEPLDDAWRGAVHEVFAARALETPHALAVEDPREQWTYVELDAAANAIARKLATHGVGPNDVVAITGHRSAALVRALLGTMKSGAAFLVLDPSYPAARLAEYVRIARPAAHLHLSAAGDLPREALDALGETIRTTVVIHPRSEEPADAMESAGDPLNVDVGPDTLAYLSFTSGTTGTPKAVMGRHSSLTHFTPWLASEFGLSASDRFSLLSGLAHDPLHRDVFTPLQLGAAVVAPEPDETGTPGYLARWMREAGVTVAHLTPAMGQLLADASEGERIESLHRAFFVGDVLRRADVQRLAALAPNLRVINYYGSTETQRAVSYHVVDPAAEQKEIIPLGRGIPGVQLLVRNAAGEIAGIGEVGEIWMRSPHLAAGYLGDESLSASRFVANPWTGDPRDRLYRTGDLGRYRPDGEVEPMGRADQQVQVRGFRVELGEVESALASHGAVKEAAVITREAGTGDRRLVAYWVPAEGSAEPDAAALRAHLKALLPEYMVPSAYVRLDRLPLTANAKLDRRALPEPEVAAGESHPVAPRTPTEEILAQLWAEVLRLESVGVDDDFFALGGHSLLATRLLSRVQNSLGVVVPLRTVFEGPTVAELALRVDALRQGGAHALPPVVRVGRDRPLPLSFAQERLWFLDRLEGGSAAYNLPATLRLGGALDVDALERALGEIVRR